The proteins below come from a single Gordonia pseudamarae genomic window:
- the glnA gene encoding type I glutamate--ammonia ligase — MDRQKEFVLRTLEERDIRFVRLWFTDVLGYLKSVAIAPAELEGAFTEGIGFDGSAIEGFSRVSEADTVLKPDPSSFQILPWTTSNGRHHSARMFCDVAMPDGTPSWADSRHVLRRGLNRAADLGFSCYVHPEIEFFLLKDAPLDGTPPTPADRGGYFDQAVHDAAPHFRRHAIEALESMGISVEFSHHEGAPGQQEIDLRYADALSMADNVMTFRYVIKEVAISEGSTATFMPKPFSEHPGSAMHTHMSLFEGDTNAFHNPDDPMQLSDTGKKFIAGILHHANEISAVTNQWVNSYKRLIHGGEAPTAASWGRANRSALVRLPLYTPNKVSSRRVEIRSVDSACNPYLAFSVLLAAGLKGVTEDYELPDEAEDDVWALTPAERRAMGYKELPGSLAEALVAMEESELVAETLGEHVFDYFLRNKWTEWNNYRSHVTPFELRNYLPL, encoded by the coding sequence ACGTCCTCGGATATCTGAAGTCAGTGGCGATCGCCCCCGCCGAACTTGAGGGTGCCTTCACCGAGGGCATCGGCTTCGACGGCTCCGCCATCGAAGGGTTCTCGCGCGTCTCCGAAGCGGACACCGTCCTCAAACCCGACCCGTCCAGTTTTCAGATCCTGCCCTGGACCACCTCCAACGGTCGCCACCATTCGGCCCGCATGTTCTGCGACGTGGCCATGCCCGACGGCACGCCCAGCTGGGCCGACTCCCGCCACGTCCTGCGCCGTGGACTCAACCGCGCCGCCGACCTCGGCTTCAGCTGCTACGTCCACCCCGAGATCGAGTTCTTCCTCCTCAAGGACGCGCCCCTGGACGGCACACCGCCGACCCCCGCCGACCGCGGTGGCTACTTCGACCAGGCCGTGCACGACGCCGCACCGCACTTTCGCCGGCATGCCATCGAGGCATTGGAGTCGATGGGCATCTCCGTCGAGTTCTCCCACCACGAGGGCGCGCCCGGCCAGCAGGAGATCGACCTCCGGTACGCCGACGCCCTCTCCATGGCCGACAACGTGATGACCTTCCGCTACGTCATCAAGGAAGTGGCCATCTCCGAAGGCAGCACCGCCACCTTCATGCCCAAACCGTTCAGCGAACATCCCGGCTCGGCCATGCACACCCACATGAGCCTGTTCGAAGGCGACACCAACGCCTTCCACAACCCCGACGATCCGATGCAGCTCTCGGACACCGGCAAGAAGTTCATCGCGGGCATCCTGCACCATGCCAACGAGATCAGCGCCGTCACCAACCAGTGGGTCAACAGCTACAAGCGCCTCATCCACGGCGGTGAGGCGCCCACCGCCGCCAGCTGGGGACGCGCCAACCGGTCCGCCCTCGTCCGGCTGCCGCTGTACACGCCCAACAAGGTGTCCTCGCGGCGCGTCGAGATCCGCAGCGTCGATTCGGCCTGCAATCCCTACCTGGCCTTCTCCGTACTCCTGGCGGCCGGCCTCAAGGGCGTCACCGAGGACTACGAACTACCCGACGAAGCCGAGGACGATGTGTGGGCGCTGACCCCCGCCGAACGACGCGCGATGGGTTACAAGGAGCTCCCCGGCAGCCTCGCGGAGGCGCTGGTCGCGATGGAGGAGTCCGAACTCGTCGCTGAAACCCTCGGCGAACACGTCTTCGACTACTTCCTGCGCAACAAGTGGACCGAGTGGAACAACTATCGCAGCCACGTCACCCCGTTCGAGCTCCGCAACTACCTGCCGCTGTAA
- a CDS encoding endonuclease/exonuclease/phosphatase family protein, translating to MPDDARGVLWRGLRVAVLVAGAVMVAATLFAILLHYVPFTRPTLIALTSGVPFFLGTAVVSIVIFAGLKQWIATGVAAVVAAVLVQTQVPLFVGTDAPDGPTITVVSVNLLKGNGDLSAVEKLVRDSGADILSLQEVTTEWLDKARVSGLAQRLPFEQSEVVPFAAAAGSALLSRTPLRDRDIIDDTAFKNLRGVTDLPGARATRVLAIHPAAPTGDGRDWVHDTDTIKAYLHELGDGPVIAAGDYNATWDQARFRGFLRHGFADAGEQSGSGFLPTYPTNGRLGNRPVVAIDHVVIKGFVATSVRTHFVKGSDHRAIVVKLVAA from the coding sequence GTGCCTGACGACGCCCGGGGGGTGCTGTGGCGCGGGCTACGCGTCGCGGTGCTCGTCGCGGGTGCGGTGATGGTCGCGGCCACCCTGTTCGCGATCCTGCTGCACTATGTGCCGTTCACGCGGCCGACGCTGATCGCGCTCACCAGCGGGGTGCCGTTCTTCCTCGGCACCGCCGTCGTCTCGATCGTGATCTTCGCCGGACTCAAGCAGTGGATCGCCACCGGTGTGGCCGCCGTCGTCGCGGCGGTACTCGTCCAGACCCAGGTTCCGCTCTTCGTGGGCACCGATGCCCCCGACGGACCGACCATCACCGTGGTCTCGGTCAACCTGCTCAAGGGCAACGGCGACCTGAGCGCGGTGGAAAAGCTGGTCCGCGACAGCGGCGCCGACATCCTGTCGCTGCAGGAGGTCACCACCGAATGGCTCGACAAGGCGCGGGTCAGCGGCCTGGCGCAGCGCCTGCCGTTCGAACAGTCCGAGGTAGTCCCGTTCGCCGCCGCGGCCGGGTCGGCGCTGCTGAGCCGCACTCCGCTGCGCGACCGCGACATCATCGATGACACCGCGTTCAAGAATCTGCGCGGGGTCACCGACCTGCCCGGCGCTCGCGCCACCCGGGTATTGGCGATCCATCCCGCCGCACCCACCGGCGACGGCCGGGACTGGGTACACGACACCGACACCATCAAGGCCTACCTGCACGAGCTCGGCGACGGGCCGGTCATCGCGGCCGGTGACTACAACGCCACCTGGGATCAGGCGCGCTTCCGCGGATTCCTGCGCCATGGGTTCGCCGACGCCGGCGAACAATCCGGGTCCGGCTTCCTGCCGACCTATCCCACCAACGGCCGACTCGGGAACCGGCCGGTCGTGGCCATCGACCATGTCGTCATCAAGGGTTTCGTGGCGACCTCGGTGCGCACGCACTTCGTGAAGGGCTCCGACCATCGGGCCATCGTGGTGAAGCTCGTCGCGGCCTGA
- the glnA gene encoding type I glutamate--ammonia ligase encodes MYSSNEELLEGIKKEGVEYVDIRFCDVPGVMQHFSIPASAFTADVFEEGLAFDGSSVRGFQSIDESDMMLLPDPATARIDPFRKAKTMNLSFFVHDPFTREAYSRDPRNVARKAEDYLASTGIADTCFFGAEAEFYIFDSVSFDSQMNGTFYEIESESGWWNTGSPTDPDGSPNLGYKVRPKGGYFPVAPYDHYVDLRDEMSTNLTNAGFTLERGHHEVGTGGQAEINYKFNTLLHAADDVLLFKYIIKNTAYQAGKTVTFMPKPLFGDNGSGMHAHQSLWKDGKPLFHDESGYAGLSDLARYYIGGILHHAPSLLAFTNPTINSYKRLVPGYEAPINLVYSQRNRSACVRIPITGNNPKAKRLEFRCPDSSGNPYLAFAAMMMAGLDGIKNKIEPHEPVDKDLYELPPEEAKGIPQAPTSLAAVIDKLEEDHEYLTAGGVFTEDLIETWIALKRENEIEPVQIRPHPYEFALYYDC; translated from the coding sequence GTGTACAGCAGCAACGAAGAACTACTAGAGGGCATCAAGAAGGAGGGCGTCGAGTACGTCGACATCCGCTTCTGCGACGTGCCCGGCGTGATGCAGCATTTCTCGATCCCCGCATCGGCGTTCACCGCGGACGTGTTCGAGGAAGGCCTGGCGTTCGACGGCTCCTCGGTGCGCGGCTTCCAGTCGATCGACGAGTCCGACATGATGCTGCTGCCCGACCCGGCAACCGCGCGGATCGATCCGTTCCGCAAGGCCAAGACGATGAACCTGAGCTTCTTCGTCCACGACCCGTTCACCCGTGAGGCCTACTCCCGCGACCCCCGTAACGTCGCCCGCAAGGCCGAGGACTACCTGGCCTCCACCGGCATCGCCGACACCTGCTTCTTCGGCGCCGAGGCCGAGTTCTACATCTTCGACTCGGTGTCCTTCGACTCGCAGATGAACGGCACGTTCTACGAGATCGAGTCGGAGTCGGGCTGGTGGAACACCGGTTCGCCGACCGATCCCGACGGCAGCCCCAACCTGGGCTACAAGGTCCGCCCGAAGGGCGGCTACTTCCCGGTCGCGCCGTACGACCACTATGTGGATCTGCGCGACGAGATGTCCACCAACCTCACCAATGCCGGGTTCACCCTGGAGCGCGGTCACCACGAGGTCGGCACCGGCGGCCAGGCCGAGATCAACTACAAGTTCAACACCCTGCTGCACGCGGCCGACGATGTGCTGCTGTTCAAGTACATCATCAAGAACACCGCCTACCAGGCCGGCAAGACCGTCACGTTCATGCCCAAGCCGCTGTTCGGTGACAACGGTTCGGGTATGCACGCCCACCAGTCGCTGTGGAAGGACGGCAAGCCGCTGTTCCACGACGAGTCGGGCTACGCGGGCCTGTCGGATCTGGCGCGCTACTACATCGGCGGCATCCTGCACCACGCTCCGTCGCTGCTGGCGTTCACCAACCCGACCATCAACTCGTACAAGCGTCTGGTCCCCGGCTACGAGGCACCGATCAATTTGGTCTACAGCCAGCGCAACCGGTCGGCCTGTGTGCGTATCCCGATCACCGGCAACAACCCGAAGGCCAAGCGCCTGGAGTTCCGTTGCCCGGACAGCTCGGGCAACCCGTACCTGGCGTTCGCGGCGATGATGATGGCCGGCCTGGACGGTATCAAGAACAAGATCGAGCCGCACGAGCCCGTCGACAAGGACCTCTACGAGCTCCCGCCGGAGGAGGCCAAGGGTATCCCGCAGGCCCCCACCTCGCTGGCCGCGGTCATCGACAAGCTCGAAGAGGATCACGAATACCTCACCGCAGGTGGTGTCTTCACCGAGGACCTGATCGAGACCTGGATCGCGCTCAAGCGTGAGAACGAGATCGAGCCGGTGCAGATCCGTCCGCACCCCTACGAGTTCGCGCTCTACTACGACTGCTGA
- a CDS encoding biliverdin-producing heme oxygenase, which produces MSTVSLGERPSISTSLRDATATAHERAERSDFIDDLMAGRLDVRAYSTLAAQLYFVYRALEEVGDDLNAADDTKPVVAPIFDERLRRLPRLAADLDVLGVDISTVEPLPAVTRYVAAIDATRADPARYVAHHYTRYLGDLSGGQVIKSRMISHYGIDKDALTFYAFDGIDKLKRYKDGYRDALDGLPIDEAAHGRLLDEAVRAFEFNEALFAELTA; this is translated from the coding sequence ATGAGCACTGTTTCCCTGGGCGAACGGCCATCCATCTCCACGAGCCTGCGCGATGCGACCGCGACGGCGCACGAACGCGCCGAGCGCTCCGATTTCATTGACGACCTCATGGCCGGCCGCCTCGACGTGCGGGCCTACAGCACCCTCGCGGCCCAGCTGTACTTCGTCTACCGTGCGCTCGAAGAGGTGGGTGACGATCTCAACGCCGCTGACGACACCAAACCCGTCGTCGCACCCATCTTCGACGAGCGCCTGCGCCGGCTGCCGCGCCTGGCCGCCGATCTCGACGTGCTCGGTGTGGACATCAGCACGGTGGAACCGCTCCCGGCGGTCACCCGCTACGTCGCGGCGATCGACGCCACCCGCGCTGATCCCGCGCGATACGTGGCACACCACTACACGCGCTACCTCGGTGATCTCAGCGGCGGTCAGGTGATCAAAAGCCGGATGATCTCGCACTACGGCATCGACAAGGACGCGCTGACCTTCTACGCCTTCGACGGTATTGACAAGCTCAAGCGCTACAAGGACGGCTACCGCGACGCACTCGACGGCCTGCCCATCGACGAGGCCGCCCACGGTCGCCTGCTTGACGAGGCCGTGCGCGCGTTCGAGTTCAACGAGGCGCTCTTCGCGGAACTGACCGCCTGA
- a CDS encoding RDD family protein, protein MGRVTGSWLSGPQIGSPEDVEYRGADLGLPESGPGSLATGWTRVLGLLVDWILAYGVSLLFVPLDSAYLGTAVLGVWFVIGVVAVSIFGFTPGQFVVGMRVMRVDLGTERATAEVTGTTAPAAVGIVRAIARQVLIVFLVPALINDYNGRALHDRGTGTALIRTR, encoded by the coding sequence ATGGGTCGAGTAACCGGATCATGGCTGTCGGGTCCCCAGATCGGCAGCCCCGAAGACGTCGAGTACCGGGGAGCTGATCTGGGTCTGCCCGAGTCCGGCCCGGGATCGCTGGCCACCGGCTGGACGCGGGTTCTCGGCCTGCTCGTCGACTGGATCCTCGCCTACGGGGTGAGTCTGCTGTTCGTCCCGCTCGACTCGGCCTACCTGGGTACCGCGGTGCTGGGCGTCTGGTTCGTGATCGGGGTGGTGGCCGTGTCGATCTTCGGTTTCACCCCCGGCCAGTTCGTCGTCGGGATGCGCGTGATGCGCGTCGACCTCGGCACCGAACGCGCCACCGCCGAGGTGACCGGCACCACCGCGCCTGCCGCCGTCGGGATCGTCCGGGCGATCGCCCGGCAGGTACTCATCGTGTTTCTGGTACCCGCGCTGATCAACGACTACAACGGCCGCGCGCTGCACGACCGGGGCACCGGCACCGCGCTGATCCGCACCCGCTGA
- a CDS encoding bifunctional [glutamine synthetase] adenylyltransferase/[glutamine synthetase]-adenylyl-L-tyrosine phosphorylase: MYGRGSVPSAGRLGLLDSSAAANLAMLGWSNEKSVDVLWSLSRAPDADLALRALIRLQDAAGAEWADIDAELRTDKGFRGRLFGVLGSSDAIGDHLVAETSSWRRLLSADLPDRDELFRQMLASVGAEPEPGELEKGNLVYRSAITGPKAVVALRTAYRSLLLELAAHDVASTVEDEPVMWFPQVGAYLADLADAALTAALAVAHREVFGDKPITVRLAVIAMGKCGARELNYVSDVDVVFVSEPADGKTARVAGEMMRVGTLAFFEVDAALRPEGKAGALTRTLESHLAYYKRWAKTWEFQALLKARPMTGDMELAREYYEAVNPMVWQAAERDDFVPEVQAMRRRVEFLVPEELRDRNLKLGRGSLRDVEFAVQLLQMVHGRVDESLRVQATVDALAALTAGGYVGRDDGANLNASYQFLRLLEHRLQLQKLSRTHLLPEFDDDANMRWLARAAHIRREGDKTPTDVLRAEIRHQSLRIRRLHEKLFYRPLLESVIHFNADELTLSSTAAQRRLAALGYAKPDRALSHIRALASGAGRRGQIQLLILPQLLELIGRTPDPDAGLLNYRKLCDELVDQDWFLRLLRDDGVVAERLMKLLGTSEYIANLLMRSPETIRLYSDGSDGPKLCEQQPEDVAKGLIASTVRQADLKRAVAVARSHRRAELARVASADILGMMDVPQVCRALSSVWAAVLNAALTVVIDESVRQSGTPAPARMAVIGMGRLGGGELGYGSDADVLFVCDPDPGVDEETAVKWARTIAENVRTMLGSPSQDPPLEVDTGLRPEGRNGPIVRTLASYAAYYEQWAQPWEIQALLRAHQVAGDDELGIAFLHMADRIRYPEGGVSGDAVKEIRRIKARVDSERLPRGADPMTHTKLGRGGLADVEWTVQLLQLKYAHRYPALHNTSTLESLDVIGAVELLAENDVAMLKEAWLTATKARNALVLVRGKPVDQLPGPGQQLRQIAFAAGWAEDEGAEFLEHYLRVTRRAKVVVRKVFGA, encoded by the coding sequence TTGTACGGACGTGGCAGTGTGCCCAGCGCCGGACGTCTCGGGCTGCTCGACAGTTCCGCGGCGGCCAACCTCGCGATGCTGGGGTGGAGCAACGAGAAGTCGGTCGATGTCTTGTGGTCGTTGTCCCGGGCCCCCGACGCCGACCTGGCATTGCGGGCGTTGATCCGGCTGCAGGACGCGGCCGGCGCCGAATGGGCCGATATCGATGCCGAACTGCGCACCGACAAGGGGTTCCGCGGCCGGTTGTTCGGTGTTCTCGGGTCCTCCGATGCGATCGGTGACCATCTGGTGGCGGAGACGTCGAGCTGGCGCCGGCTCCTGTCGGCGGATCTGCCCGACCGCGACGAACTGTTCCGGCAGATGCTGGCGTCGGTCGGCGCCGAACCCGAACCCGGCGAGTTGGAGAAGGGCAACCTGGTCTACCGGTCCGCCATCACCGGTCCCAAAGCTGTTGTCGCGCTGCGTACCGCCTACCGCAGTCTGCTGCTCGAACTCGCCGCGCACGACGTCGCCTCGACCGTCGAGGACGAACCGGTCATGTGGTTCCCGCAGGTGGGCGCCTACCTCGCCGACCTTGCCGACGCCGCGCTGACCGCGGCCCTGGCCGTCGCCCACCGGGAGGTGTTCGGCGACAAGCCGATCACGGTGCGCCTGGCGGTGATCGCGATGGGCAAATGTGGTGCCCGCGAGCTCAACTACGTCAGTGACGTCGACGTCGTGTTCGTCAGCGAACCCGCCGACGGCAAGACCGCGCGGGTGGCCGGTGAGATGATGCGGGTGGGTACGCTCGCGTTTTTCGAGGTCGATGCCGCGCTGCGGCCCGAGGGCAAGGCCGGCGCACTCACCCGGACCCTCGAATCGCATCTGGCCTACTACAAGCGCTGGGCCAAGACCTGGGAGTTCCAGGCGCTGCTCAAGGCCCGGCCGATGACCGGCGACATGGAACTGGCCCGCGAATACTACGAGGCCGTCAACCCGATGGTGTGGCAGGCCGCCGAACGCGACGACTTCGTCCCCGAAGTGCAGGCGATGCGTCGACGCGTGGAATTCCTCGTCCCCGAAGAACTGCGCGACCGCAACCTCAAACTGGGCAGGGGCAGCCTGCGCGATGTGGAGTTCGCGGTGCAACTGCTGCAGATGGTGCACGGACGCGTCGACGAGAGCCTGCGTGTGCAGGCCACCGTCGACGCGCTCGCCGCACTCACCGCCGGCGGCTACGTCGGACGCGACGACGGCGCCAACCTGAATGCGTCGTACCAGTTCCTGCGGCTGCTCGAACACCGGTTGCAGTTGCAGAAGCTGAGCCGCACGCATCTGCTGCCCGAATTCGACGACGACGCCAACATGCGCTGGCTCGCCCGGGCGGCGCACATCCGCCGTGAAGGCGACAAAACCCCGACCGACGTGCTGCGGGCCGAGATCCGGCACCAGAGCCTGCGGATCCGCCGGCTGCACGAGAAGCTGTTCTACCGTCCGCTGCTCGAATCGGTCATCCACTTCAACGCCGACGAACTGACCCTGAGCAGCACCGCGGCGCAGCGGCGACTGGCCGCGCTGGGATACGCCAAACCCGACCGGGCGCTCAGTCACATCAGGGCGCTCGCCTCTGGGGCGGGCCGCCGCGGGCAGATCCAGCTGTTGATCCTGCCTCAGCTGCTCGAACTGATCGGCCGTACCCCCGACCCCGATGCCGGTCTGCTCAACTACCGCAAACTGTGCGACGAACTCGTCGACCAGGACTGGTTCCTGCGACTGCTGCGCGACGACGGCGTGGTCGCCGAGCGGCTCATGAAGCTGCTCGGCACCTCCGAGTACATCGCCAACCTGCTGATGCGCTCACCCGAGACGATCCGCCTGTACTCAGACGGCTCGGACGGACCCAAACTGTGTGAACAGCAACCCGAGGACGTGGCGAAGGGGCTGATCGCCTCCACGGTGCGCCAGGCCGACCTCAAACGCGCGGTGGCCGTCGCGCGCTCGCACCGGCGCGCCGAACTGGCCCGTGTCGCCTCCGCCGACATCCTGGGCATGATGGACGTGCCGCAGGTGTGCCGTGCGCTGTCCTCGGTATGGGCTGCGGTGCTCAACGCCGCGCTCACCGTCGTCATCGACGAATCCGTCCGCCAATCGGGCACACCGGCGCCCGCCCGGATGGCCGTCATCGGAATGGGCCGGCTCGGCGGGGGTGAGCTGGGCTACGGCTCCGACGCCGACGTCCTGTTCGTCTGCGATCCCGACCCGGGCGTCGACGAGGAGACCGCCGTCAAATGGGCCCGGACCATCGCCGAGAACGTGCGCACCATGCTCGGCTCGCCCAGCCAGGACCCACCGCTGGAGGTGGACACCGGGTTGCGCCCGGAGGGACGCAACGGCCCGATCGTGCGCACCCTGGCCTCCTATGCCGCCTACTACGAACAGTGGGCCCAGCCCTGGGAGATCCAGGCGCTGCTGCGCGCCCACCAGGTGGCCGGCGACGACGAGCTCGGTATCGCCTTCCTGCACATGGCCGACCGCATCCGCTACCCCGAGGGCGGGGTGTCCGGTGACGCGGTCAAGGAGATCAGGCGCATCAAGGCGCGTGTCGATTCCGAACGGCTGCCGCGGGGCGCCGACCCGATGACACACACCAAACTCGGCCGCGGCGGACTCGCCGACGTCGAATGGACCGTGCAGCTGCTGCAGCTCAAGTACGCGCACCGCTACCCGGCCCTGCACAACACCTCCACACTCGAATCGCTTGATGTCATCGGTGCGGTCGAACTGCTGGCCGAAAACGATGTCGCCATGCTCAAGGAGGCGTGGCTGACCGCGACCAAGGCACGCAACGCGCTGGTCCTGGTGCGCGGAAAGCCCGTCGACCAGCTGCCCGGACCCGGCCAGCAACTACGGCAGATCGCGTTCGCGGCAGGCTGGGCCGAGGATGAGGGGGCCGAGTTCCTGGAGCACTACCTGCGGGTCACCCGCCGGGCAAAGGTCGTCGTCCGCAAGGTGTTCGGTGCCTGA